In Populus nigra chromosome 1, ddPopNigr1.1, whole genome shotgun sequence, one genomic interval encodes:
- the LOC133686608 gene encoding uncharacterized protein LOC133686608: MVCLSWFFDFLFHVFVRDNSNYPPPPYDHHHNHHHHQSSMANQITTKPLFILVLSLLLVSSSIASSDVPFIVAHKKATLSSLKSGAERVSVSIDIYNQGSSTAYDITLVDDHWPQDMFNVVSGNTSQSWERLHAGGLLSHSFELEGKVKGLFLGSPAVITFRIPTKAALQEAYSTPILPLDVLADKPPVQKLEWVSFLLGFQTCKFINLCLDTLLFGFAVNLRWSFFFHFVWDDLWFGQNSAGEEAVG, encoded by the exons ATGGTCTGTCTTTCTTGGttttttgatttcctcttccaCGTATTTGTCAGAGACAACTCTAACTACCCTCCACCACCGTACGaccaccaccacaaccaccaccaccaccaatcaTCAATGGCGAATCAAATAACAACAAAACCGTTATTCATTCTCGTACTATCACTCTTATTGGTATCCTCATCAATCGCAAGCTCCGATGTTCCCTTCATCGTCGCTCACAAGAAAGCCACTCTCAGCAGCCTCAAATCCGGAGCTGAGCGCGTCTCCGTCTCCATTGATATTTACAATCAAGGATCCTC GACTGCATATGATATAACCCTTGTTGATGATCACTGGCCTCAAGATATGTTTAATGTCGTCAGTGGCAACACTTCACAGTCATGGGAAAGACTTCATGC TGGTGGTCTTCTGTCACACTCTTTTGAATTGGAGGGCAAAGTGAAAGGATTGTTTTTGGGCTCTCCAGCTGTCATTACATTCCGCATCCCCACAAAGGCTGCCTTGCAG GAGGCATACTCAACTCCTATTCTGCCTCTTGATGTCCTTGCAGACAAACCACCAGTGCAGAAGCTCGAGTGGGTAAGTTTCTTGTTGGGATTTCAAACATGCAAGTTCATCAATTTATGCTTGGACACCCTTCTTTTTGGTTTTGCTGTTAACTTAAGgtggtcttttttctttcattttgtatGGGATGACCTCTGGTTTGGCCAAAATTCTGCAGGCGAAG AAGCTGTTGGTTAA